From the genome of Ralstonia pickettii, one region includes:
- a CDS encoding thiamine pyrophosphate-binding protein, producing the protein METPAARPASLVVEPRHGGQILVDALLAHGVDMAFGVPGESYLSVLEGFYQRRDRARFIVCRQEGGAANMADAYGKLTGRPGIVFCTRGPGATNASIGVHTAFQDSTPLILFIGQVGRDFVDREAFQEIDYRRMFGQMAKWVAQIDSVERIPEYIARAFQTATAGRPGPVVLALPEDMLTDVATVQDVPPEFATKARVMAWPGPRDLAQLKTLLQDAERPMLLLGGSGWTPQAAARMQAFAERWNLPAGCVFRRQDLFDNRHPNYAGDVGIAINPKLATRVKDADLVLAIGTRLGEMTTSGYTLFDVPRPKQTLVHVHAGAEELGRVYQADLMIHASMPAIAEALDGVSPDAPPRWSAWTEAANADYRANIAPPPFGGKGIDMARAMQWLRERLPQNSILTNGAGNYATWLHRFYQYGALAAGSRTQLAPSSGAMGYGAPAAVAAKIICPDTPVICMAGDGCFLMNGQELATAMQYNAPVIFIVVNNGMYGTIRMHQEREYPEHVSGTDLRNPDFAALARAYGAEGHTVRSLEGFQSAVEAALAASVASVIEVQTDPNIISPRATIDSLRAQSRS; encoded by the coding sequence ATGGAGACACCAGCCGCACGCCCTGCCAGCCTTGTCGTTGAGCCCCGCCACGGCGGCCAGATCCTTGTGGATGCACTGCTGGCCCACGGCGTCGACATGGCCTTCGGCGTGCCCGGCGAGAGCTACCTGTCGGTGCTCGAAGGCTTCTACCAGCGCCGCGACCGCGCCCGCTTCATCGTCTGCCGGCAAGAGGGCGGCGCGGCCAACATGGCGGATGCGTACGGCAAGCTCACCGGGCGCCCCGGCATCGTCTTTTGCACGCGCGGGCCGGGCGCCACCAACGCCAGCATCGGCGTACACACTGCATTTCAAGACTCCACGCCGCTGATCCTGTTCATCGGGCAGGTCGGCCGCGATTTCGTCGACCGCGAAGCGTTTCAGGAAATCGACTACCGCCGCATGTTCGGCCAGATGGCCAAGTGGGTCGCGCAGATCGATAGCGTCGAACGCATCCCCGAATACATCGCACGCGCCTTCCAGACTGCCACCGCCGGGCGTCCCGGCCCCGTGGTGCTGGCGTTGCCCGAAGACATGCTGACCGACGTTGCGACCGTGCAGGATGTGCCGCCGGAGTTTGCAACGAAAGCTCGCGTGATGGCCTGGCCCGGCCCGCGTGATCTTGCCCAACTGAAGACGCTGCTGCAGGACGCCGAGCGTCCGATGCTGCTGCTGGGCGGTTCCGGCTGGACGCCGCAAGCCGCCGCCCGCATGCAGGCCTTTGCCGAGCGCTGGAATCTGCCCGCGGGCTGCGTGTTCCGTCGGCAAGACCTGTTCGACAACCGCCACCCGAATTACGCCGGTGATGTCGGTATCGCCATCAACCCGAAGCTCGCGACGCGCGTGAAAGACGCCGACTTGGTGCTCGCTATCGGCACACGCCTGGGCGAAATGACGACCTCGGGCTACACGCTCTTCGACGTGCCGCGCCCGAAGCAGACGCTGGTGCATGTGCATGCCGGCGCGGAGGAGTTGGGCCGCGTCTACCAGGCGGACCTGATGATTCACGCGTCGATGCCCGCGATTGCCGAAGCACTGGACGGCGTATCGCCGGATGCGCCGCCGCGCTGGTCCGCCTGGACAGAGGCCGCCAATGCCGATTACCGCGCCAACATCGCGCCGCCGCCGTTTGGAGGCAAGGGCATCGACATGGCCCGCGCCATGCAATGGCTGCGCGAGCGCCTCCCGCAGAACAGCATCCTGACCAACGGCGCAGGCAATTACGCCACGTGGCTGCATCGCTTCTATCAATACGGTGCGCTGGCGGCAGGCTCGCGTACGCAATTGGCGCCGAGCAGCGGTGCGATGGGCTATGGCGCACCCGCCGCAGTGGCGGCCAAAATCATCTGCCCCGACACACCCGTCATCTGCATGGCCGGCGATGGCTGCTTCCTGATGAACGGCCAGGAACTGGCGACCGCGATGCAGTACAACGCGCCGGTCATCTTTATCGTGGTCAACAACGGCATGTACGGCACCATCCGCATGCACCAGGAACGCGAGTATCCCGAGCACGTGAGCGGCACCGACCTTCGCAACCCGGACTTCGCCGCATTAGCGCGGGCCTACGGCGCTGAAGGGCACACGGTGCGCTCGCTCGAAGGTTTCCAGTCGGCGGTGGAGGCGGCGCTCGCGGCAAGCGTTGCCTCCGTCATCGAGGTGCAGACCGATCCGAACATCATCAGCCCGCGTGCGACGATCGACTCGTTGCGTGCACAGTCGCGCAGTTGA
- the rraA gene encoding ribonuclease E activity regulator RraA — translation MIPVTDLCDMHEDKLVYGSLRVLAPVFRSFGKRAAFAGPASTLKVFEDNGLVRAALEEQGAGRVLVIDGGGSLRCALVGGNLGKLAEENGWEGILLNGCVRDTRELAECNVGIHALAVHPRKSIKKNAGQREVGVQMPGAYIQSGEWIYADEDGVLVSQDMLE, via the coding sequence ATGATTCCCGTGACTGATTTGTGCGACATGCACGAAGACAAGCTGGTGTACGGCAGCCTGCGTGTGCTCGCGCCGGTGTTCCGCAGCTTTGGCAAGCGCGCTGCATTTGCCGGCCCGGCTTCCACGCTCAAGGTGTTTGAAGACAACGGCCTGGTACGCGCCGCGCTGGAAGAACAGGGCGCGGGCCGCGTGCTGGTGATCGATGGCGGCGGCTCTTTGCGCTGCGCCCTGGTGGGCGGCAACCTGGGCAAGCTGGCAGAAGAGAACGGTTGGGAAGGCATTCTGCTCAACGGTTGCGTGCGCGATACGCGCGAGCTGGCCGAATGCAACGTCGGCATCCACGCCCTGGCCGTGCACCCGCGCAAGAGCATCAAGAAGAACGCCGGGCAGCGCGAAGTCGGCGTGCAGATGCCGGGCGCGTACATCCAGTCTGGCGAGTGGATCTATGCCGACGAAGACGGCGTGCTCGTTTCGCAGGACATGCTCGAATGA
- a CDS encoding gamma-glutamylcyclotransferase family protein gives MTRANAIHVFVYGTLRAGEANDLRVAAARRGIPEPELLGTATLHGRLYDFGAYPGLVLDPTGTAVRGDVYRIDAALVPVLDEIEEVYPGGDALFLRENHAVMLGSEPVDCIVYPVSPQHIAGRPVITGGDWVAHRLSRG, from the coding sequence ATGACCCGCGCCAATGCCATCCACGTATTCGTCTACGGCACGCTGCGGGCCGGTGAGGCGAATGATTTGCGCGTTGCCGCGGCCAGGCGCGGCATTCCCGAACCGGAGCTGCTCGGTACCGCCACGTTGCACGGCCGTCTGTACGACTTTGGTGCGTACCCCGGCCTCGTGCTGGACCCGACCGGCACCGCCGTACGTGGCGATGTATATCGCATCGATGCGGCGCTCGTTCCGGTGCTGGACGAGATCGAAGAGGTCTACCCCGGTGGGGACGCGCTGTTCCTGCGCGAGAACCACGCCGTCATGCTGGGCAGCGAACCGGTCGACTGCATTGTCTATCCGGTCAGTCCGCAGCACATTGCCGGGCGGCCCGTCATCACGGGCGGGGATTGGGTGGCGCATCGCTTGTCTCGAGGCTGA
- the aceA gene encoding isocitrate lyase: protein MSRELEVQKLQKEWDTNPRWKGIKRGYTAEDVVRLRGSLQIEHTLAKRGAEKLWNLINNEPFVNALGALTGNQAMQQVKAGLKAIYLSGWQVAGDANSNGEMYPDQSLYSVDSVPKVVKKINNTFQRADQIQWSEGKDDIDFFAPIVADAEAGFGGVLNAFELMKAMIEAGAAGVHFEDQLAAVKKCGHMGGKVLVPTREAVSKLVAARLAADVMGVPTVLIARTDAEAADLLTTDVDENDKPFCTGERTVEGFYRTKPGLQQAISRGLAYAEVADLVWCETGKPDLEYAKKFAEAIHAKFPGKMLAYNCSPSFNWKKNLDDVTIARFQKELGAMGYKFQFITLAGFHALNYSMFNLAYGYARNQMSAFVELQEAEFKAAEKGFTAVKHQREVGTGYFDAVTQTIEREASTTALKGSTEDEQFFEETAQAKKVA from the coding sequence ATGTCACGCGAACTCGAAGTGCAAAAGCTGCAGAAGGAATGGGATACCAATCCGCGTTGGAAGGGCATCAAGCGCGGTTACACCGCCGAAGATGTCGTGCGCCTGCGTGGTTCGCTGCAGATCGAACATACGCTGGCCAAGCGTGGTGCCGAAAAGCTGTGGAACCTGATCAACAACGAACCCTTCGTCAACGCCCTGGGCGCACTGACGGGCAACCAGGCCATGCAGCAGGTCAAGGCCGGATTGAAGGCGATCTATCTGTCGGGCTGGCAGGTCGCGGGTGATGCCAACAGCAACGGCGAGATGTATCCGGACCAGTCGCTGTATTCGGTGGACTCGGTGCCCAAGGTCGTCAAGAAGATCAACAACACGTTCCAGCGCGCTGACCAGATCCAATGGTCGGAAGGCAAGGACGACATCGACTTCTTCGCCCCGATCGTGGCCGATGCAGAAGCCGGTTTCGGCGGCGTGCTGAACGCGTTCGAACTGATGAAGGCCATGATCGAGGCCGGTGCGGCCGGCGTGCACTTTGAGGACCAGTTGGCCGCCGTGAAGAAGTGCGGCCACATGGGCGGCAAGGTGCTGGTGCCGACCCGCGAAGCCGTGAGCAAGCTCGTGGCCGCGCGTCTGGCTGCCGACGTGATGGGCGTGCCGACCGTGCTGATCGCCCGCACCGACGCAGAAGCCGCTGACCTGCTGACCACCGATGTGGACGAGAACGACAAGCCGTTCTGCACCGGCGAGCGCACCGTCGAAGGCTTCTACCGCACCAAGCCGGGTCTGCAGCAGGCCATCTCGCGGGGCCTGGCCTACGCGGAAGTGGCTGACCTCGTGTGGTGCGAAACCGGCAAGCCGGATCTTGAATACGCCAAGAAGTTTGCGGAAGCCATTCACGCCAAGTTCCCGGGCAAGATGCTGGCCTACAACTGTTCGCCGTCGTTCAACTGGAAGAAGAACCTGGACGACGTGACCATCGCCCGGTTCCAGAAGGAACTCGGCGCCATGGGCTACAAGTTCCAGTTCATCACGCTGGCCGGTTTCCATGCCCTGAACTACTCGATGTTCAACCTGGCGTACGGCTATGCCCGCAACCAGATGAGCGCATTCGTCGAGCTGCAAGAGGCTGAATTCAAGGCGGCGGAAAAGGGCTTCACCGCGGTGAAGCACCAGCGCGAAGTCGGCACGGGCTACTTCGATGCCGTGACGCAGACCATCGAGCGCGAGGCGTCGACCACGGCGCTCAAGGGCTCGACCGAAGACGAACAATTCTTCGAAGAAACGGCGCAAGCCAAGAAGGTTGCCTGA
- a CDS encoding universal stress protein → MFQHILIPTDGSELSRKAVAGALDFAKTLGARLTAYTCLEEYPYTPFSEIVVETPQAFKERVEAQARVVLKDVEDAAVSAGIRCDTDMSCFAVPYMGIIDAAERHGCDVIFMASHGRRGLAGLLLGSETQKVLTHTEIPVIVYR, encoded by the coding sequence ATGTTCCAGCACATCCTCATCCCCACCGATGGTTCCGAGCTGTCGCGCAAGGCGGTGGCGGGCGCGCTCGACTTTGCCAAGACGCTGGGCGCGCGCTTGACGGCCTACACCTGCCTTGAGGAATACCCGTACACGCCATTTTCCGAGATCGTCGTGGAGACACCGCAGGCGTTCAAAGAGCGGGTCGAAGCGCAGGCCCGCGTGGTGCTCAAGGACGTGGAGGACGCCGCCGTCAGCGCCGGTATCCGCTGCGACACCGACATGAGCTGCTTCGCCGTCCCGTACATGGGCATCATCGACGCGGCCGAGCGCCATGGCTGCGACGTCATCTTCATGGCCTCGCACGGCCGGCGCGGGTTGGCCGGGCTGCTGCTCGGCAGCGAAACGCAGAAGGTGCTCACGCATACCGAGATTCCGGTGATCGTCTATCGCTGA
- a CDS encoding LysR family transcriptional regulator, which yields MDHFKQLETFVAVATRGSLSAAAAAEGVAPAIIGRRIDALEERLGVKLLVRTTRRITLTFEGSAFLEDCQRILNDLHNAEASVSAGGVKASGHLRVTAPAGFGRRHVAPMVPDFIETHPDVSMTLDLGDRVVDLVNEGFDCAIRLGDLPDSSLVSIRLWENRRVVVAAPSYLERRGVPTQVEQLSTHNCLAFGASANVQRGWVFQQGGKAVTVKVSGTMECTDGAVLREWCLQGYGLAWRSWWEVGHDIATGKLVTVLDAFEAPPIGIHAVFPQRKHLPLRVRLFIDFLKNTYGNPAYWRRADALIGMD from the coding sequence ATGGATCATTTCAAGCAGCTCGAAACCTTTGTCGCCGTCGCCACGCGCGGCAGCTTATCCGCCGCCGCCGCCGCTGAGGGCGTGGCGCCTGCCATCATCGGGCGCCGCATCGACGCGCTGGAAGAACGCCTCGGTGTCAAACTCCTCGTCCGCACCACGCGGCGCATCACGCTGACGTTCGAGGGCTCGGCGTTCCTCGAGGATTGCCAACGCATTCTCAATGACCTGCACAACGCCGAGGCCAGCGTCTCGGCCGGTGGCGTGAAAGCCAGCGGGCACCTGCGCGTGACGGCCCCCGCCGGCTTTGGCCGCCGCCATGTCGCGCCGATGGTGCCGGATTTCATCGAGACACATCCGGATGTCTCGATGACGCTGGACTTGGGCGACCGCGTCGTCGACCTCGTCAACGAAGGCTTCGATTGCGCGATCCGCCTGGGCGACCTGCCCGATTCGAGCCTCGTGTCGATCCGCCTGTGGGAAAACCGCCGGGTGGTGGTGGCTGCGCCGTCGTACCTGGAGCGCCGGGGCGTTCCAACGCAGGTGGAGCAGCTTTCGACGCACAACTGCCTGGCCTTTGGCGCCAGTGCCAACGTGCAGCGCGGCTGGGTCTTCCAGCAAGGCGGCAAGGCCGTCACTGTCAAGGTGTCGGGCACGATGGAATGCACCGACGGCGCCGTGCTGCGCGAGTGGTGCCTGCAAGGCTATGGCCTGGCGTGGCGCTCGTGGTGGGAGGTCGGCCACGACATTGCCACGGGCAAGCTGGTCACGGTGCTCGATGCCTTTGAAGCGCCGCCGATTGGCATCCATGCGGTGTTTCCGCAGCGCAAGCACCTGCCGCTGCGCGTGCGTCTGTTCATCGATTTCCTCAAGAACACGTATGGCAACCCGGCCTACTGGCGCCGGGCGGACGCCTTGATCGGGATGGATTAG
- a CDS encoding haloacid dehalogenase type II encodes MRSIRAVVFDAYGTLFDVYSVAARAEQLFAGKGEALSILWRDKQIDYTRIRSLAGPSGEHYKPFWDITVDALRYAAARLGVELSAHDEATLMREYACLSAFPENVPALRRLREMGLPLGILSNGNPQMLDIAVKSAGMSGLFDHVLSVDAVKLYKTAPQAYALAPQAFGVPAEQILFVSSNGWDACGATWYGFITFWINRLGHPPEALDVAPTAAGHDMRDLLQFVQARQLT; translated from the coding sequence ATGCGTTCGATTCGCGCAGTGGTGTTTGATGCCTATGGCACGTTGTTCGACGTGTATTCCGTGGCCGCGCGCGCCGAGCAACTGTTTGCCGGCAAGGGCGAAGCACTGTCGATCCTGTGGCGCGACAAGCAGATCGACTACACGCGCATCCGTTCGCTGGCCGGCCCTTCGGGCGAACACTACAAGCCGTTCTGGGACATCACCGTCGATGCACTGCGCTATGCGGCGGCGCGCCTGGGCGTAGAGCTATCCGCCCACGACGAAGCCACGCTGATGCGCGAATATGCGTGTCTGTCGGCGTTTCCCGAGAATGTGCCTGCGCTGCGCCGCCTGCGCGAGATGGGGCTGCCGCTGGGCATCCTCTCCAACGGCAACCCGCAGATGCTCGACATTGCCGTGAAGAGTGCCGGTATGTCCGGGCTGTTCGATCACGTGCTGTCGGTCGACGCGGTCAAGCTCTACAAGACCGCGCCGCAGGCCTATGCGCTGGCGCCACAAGCCTTTGGTGTGCCGGCGGAACAGATTCTGTTTGTCTCGTCCAATGGCTGGGATGCCTGCGGCGCGACGTGGTACGGCTTCATCACGTTCTGGATCAACCGCCTGGGGCATCCGCCCGAGGCACTCGACGTGGCGCCCACCGCGGCTGGCCACGACATGCGCGATCTGCTGCAGTTCGTGCAGGCAAGGCAACTGACGTAA
- the aceB gene encoding malate synthase A produces the protein MALTLPQGMEIKAEILPAYEDILTPDALALVAKLHRAFQPRRKELLAARVERAKRLDAGERPDFLPETKAVREGDWKVAPIPPALHCRRVEITGPVDAKMVINAFNSGADSYMTDFEDSNSPSWHNQIQGQVNLKAAIRRTLTLEQNGKTYKLNDKIATLQVRPRGWHLDEKHVLIDGERVSGGIFDFALFLFHNAKEQIARGAGPFFYLPKMESHLEARLWNDIFVMAQNEIGLPQGTIKATVLIETILAAFEMEEILYELREHSAGLNAGRWDYIFSCIKKFKVDKNFCLADRAKVTMTSPFMRAYALLLLKTCHKRGAPAIGGMSALIPIKNDPEKNAIAMAGIINDKKRDATDGYDGGWVAHPGLVEPAMKEFVAVLGEKPNQFEKQRPDVEVKAADLLDFQPETPITEGGLRMNINVGIHYLGAWLAGNGCVPIHNLMEDAATAEISRSQVWQWIRSPKGKLEDGTKVTAELVRKLIPEELAKVKETGAVGHFDRAAEIFEQMSTSEDFAEFLTLPLYEEI, from the coding sequence ATGGCGCTCACGCTGCCCCAAGGCATGGAGATCAAGGCCGAGATTCTGCCGGCCTACGAAGACATTCTGACCCCCGACGCACTGGCGCTGGTCGCCAAGCTGCACCGTGCCTTCCAGCCGCGTCGTAAAGAGCTGCTGGCTGCCCGTGTCGAGCGCGCCAAGCGCCTGGATGCCGGCGAGCGCCCGGATTTCCTGCCGGAGACGAAAGCCGTGCGTGAGGGCGACTGGAAGGTTGCTCCGATCCCGCCGGCACTGCATTGCCGCCGCGTGGAAATCACCGGCCCGGTCGATGCCAAGATGGTCATCAACGCGTTCAACTCGGGCGCGGACAGCTACATGACCGACTTCGAAGATTCGAATTCGCCGAGCTGGCACAACCAGATCCAGGGCCAGGTCAACCTGAAGGCTGCCATTCGCCGCACGCTGACGCTGGAGCAGAACGGCAAGACCTACAAGCTCAACGACAAGATCGCCACGCTGCAGGTGCGTCCGCGCGGCTGGCACCTGGACGAGAAGCATGTGCTGATCGACGGCGAGCGCGTGTCCGGCGGCATCTTCGACTTTGCGCTGTTCCTGTTCCACAACGCCAAGGAGCAGATCGCGCGCGGCGCCGGCCCGTTCTTCTACCTGCCGAAGATGGAAAGCCATCTGGAAGCACGTCTGTGGAACGACATCTTCGTGATGGCACAGAACGAGATCGGCCTGCCGCAAGGCACGATCAAGGCCACCGTGCTGATCGAAACCATCCTCGCCGCGTTCGAGATGGAAGAAATCCTGTACGAACTGCGCGAGCACAGCGCCGGTTTGAACGCCGGCCGCTGGGATTACATCTTCTCGTGCATCAAGAAGTTCAAGGTCGACAAGAACTTCTGCCTGGCCGACCGCGCCAAGGTGACGATGACGTCGCCGTTCATGCGTGCCTACGCGCTGCTGCTGCTCAAGACCTGCCACAAGCGCGGTGCACCCGCAATCGGCGGCATGAGCGCGCTGATCCCGATCAAGAACGATCCGGAGAAGAACGCCATCGCCATGGCCGGCATCATCAACGACAAGAAGCGCGACGCGACCGACGGCTACGACGGCGGCTGGGTGGCGCACCCGGGCCTGGTCGAGCCGGCCATGAAGGAATTCGTGGCAGTGCTGGGCGAGAAGCCGAACCAGTTCGAGAAGCAACGCCCGGACGTGGAAGTGAAGGCTGCGGACCTGCTGGACTTCCAGCCGGAAACGCCGATCACCGAAGGTGGCCTGCGCATGAACATCAACGTCGGCATCCACTACCTGGGTGCCTGGCTGGCCGGCAACGGTTGCGTGCCTATCCACAACCTGATGGAAGATGCCGCCACGGCGGAAATCTCCCGCTCCCAGGTGTGGCAGTGGATCCGCTCGCCGAAGGGCAAGCTGGAAGACGGCACCAAGGTCACGGCTGAACTGGTGCGCAAGCTGATCCCGGAAGAATTGGCCAAGGTGAAGGAGACGGGCGCGGTGGGCCACTTTGACCGCGCTGCAGAAATCTTCGAACAGATGTCGACGTCGGAAGACTTTGCCGAATTCCTGACACTGCCGCTGTACGAAGAAATCTAA
- a CDS encoding SRPBCC family protein, whose translation MRFEHLVEVNDPLNPLIDTLTLNQIWQGLVLRVREQTEFVESLDACIITAEGDGWVERELVFGKARIQDRVTLEPHKRVTYTTAATGEHAGGSLTMTIESNEANAAFIRFVYDTTLPNADETGDTRYAEIVKSAYRESDIDTVRRIREIAATGRLG comes from the coding sequence TTGCGCTTTGAACACCTGGTGGAAGTCAACGATCCACTGAACCCCCTCATCGACACGCTCACCCTGAACCAGATCTGGCAAGGCCTGGTGCTGCGCGTGCGCGAGCAAACCGAATTTGTCGAAAGCCTGGACGCATGCATCATCACCGCTGAAGGTGACGGCTGGGTCGAGCGCGAACTCGTCTTCGGCAAGGCGCGCATCCAGGATCGCGTGACGCTCGAGCCGCACAAGCGCGTGACCTACACCACCGCAGCCACCGGCGAACACGCCGGCGGGTCGCTGACGATGACAATCGAGAGCAACGAGGCCAACGCCGCGTTCATCCGCTTCGTCTACGACACGACGCTGCCCAATGCCGACGAAACCGGCGACACGCGCTACGCCGAGATCGTCAAATCCGCCTACCGCGAATCCGACATCGACACCGTACGCCGCATCCGGGAGATCGCCGCCACCGGCCGCCTCGGCTGA
- a CDS encoding DHA2 family efflux MFS transporter permease subunit: MTTFTPTLEALRARYGERFKWLVLFTLMVGAVSSVISATIVNVAIPDLSRHFVLGQERAQWVSASFMVAMTLSMLLTPWLLLRFGLRRTFIGALLQLGVGGLAGGLSPNYEVMIAMRVVEGVAAGIMQPLPNILILRVFPEREQGKAFGLFGFGVVLAPAVGPSVGGFLVELFGWRSIFFVVMPFTLIGWAMARRFMAINSSMAGEPKPLDWRGLLLIGGATVTLLNGLVALHGDVTHGVVLMLVSAVCLAGFVFWQRRVESPLLNLRLFSYRQFAMGAVVAFIYGAGLYGSTYLVPVYMQVALAYAPSRAGLVLLPAGLVLAATIMLAGRLTNRVEPFRLVSFGLAALALSFFLMATNTRATSYLLLIAIAVIGRVGLGFVLPSLSLGAMRGVDFTLIPQGSSAVNFLRQLGGAIGVSATGIFLQWRLATRGIETVHGAAVDPGARILAFDETFVFLGTLCALAVLAAWRMRRRALPSVIPAAQ; encoded by the coding sequence ATGACGACATTCACGCCCACCCTGGAGGCGCTGCGCGCACGTTACGGCGAGCGCTTCAAGTGGCTCGTGCTCTTCACGCTGATGGTGGGCGCGGTGTCGTCCGTCATCTCGGCCACCATCGTCAACGTGGCGATTCCCGATCTGAGCCGGCACTTCGTGCTTGGGCAGGAACGCGCGCAGTGGGTGTCGGCCAGCTTCATGGTGGCGATGACGCTGTCGATGTTGCTCACACCGTGGCTGCTGTTGCGTTTCGGGCTGCGTCGTACGTTTATCGGCGCGTTGCTGCAGCTGGGCGTCGGCGGGCTCGCGGGCGGCCTGTCGCCCAATTACGAAGTGATGATCGCCATGCGGGTCGTGGAAGGGGTTGCGGCCGGCATCATGCAGCCGCTGCCCAACATCCTGATCCTGCGCGTGTTTCCCGAGCGGGAGCAGGGCAAGGCGTTCGGCCTGTTCGGCTTTGGCGTGGTGCTGGCGCCGGCCGTGGGTCCGAGCGTGGGCGGTTTCCTGGTGGAGCTGTTCGGCTGGCGCTCGATCTTTTTCGTGGTGATGCCGTTCACGCTGATCGGCTGGGCGATGGCGCGGCGCTTCATGGCCATCAATTCGTCGATGGCGGGCGAGCCCAAACCGCTCGATTGGCGTGGCCTGCTGCTGATCGGTGGTGCGACCGTCACGCTGCTCAACGGGCTGGTCGCGCTGCACGGCGATGTGACGCACGGCGTTGTGCTGATGCTCGTGTCGGCCGTGTGCCTGGCGGGCTTCGTGTTCTGGCAGCGGCGGGTGGAGTCGCCGTTGCTGAATCTGCGGCTGTTCAGCTACCGGCAGTTTGCGATGGGGGCGGTCGTAGCCTTCATCTACGGGGCAGGGCTGTATGGCTCGACGTACCTGGTGCCCGTGTATATGCAGGTGGCGCTGGCCTATGCGCCGTCGCGCGCCGGGCTGGTGCTGCTGCCGGCTGGCCTCGTGCTGGCCGCGACGATCATGCTGGCTGGGCGCCTGACCAATCGCGTCGAGCCCTTCCGGCTTGTGTCGTTCGGGCTGGCCGCCCTGGCGCTGTCGTTTTTCCTGATGGCCACCAACACCCGGGCAACGAGCTATCTGCTGCTGATCGCCATCGCCGTCATCGGGCGGGTTGGGCTCGGTTTCGTGCTGCCATCGCTGAGCCTTGGCGCCATGCGCGGTGTTGATTTCACGTTGATCCCCCAAGGCTCCAGCGCCGTCAACTTCCTGCGCCAATTGGGCGGGGCGATCGGCGTGTCGGCGACGGGCATCTTTCTGCAATGGCGGCTCGCCACGCGCGGTATCGAAACTGTGCATGGCGCCGCGGTCGACCCCGGCGCGCGCATCCTGGCCTTCGACGAGACGTTCGTCTTTCTCGGCACGTTGTGCGCGCTGGCCGTGCTGGCCGCGTGGCGCATGCGTCGCCGGGCGCTGCCGTCCGTCATTCCTGCGGCGCAATAA
- a CDS encoding acyl-CoA-binding protein — protein sequence MSDLQARFDQAQIDVKGLSERPANMTLLRLYALYKQGAEGDAHGDKPGFTDIVGRYKFEAWEGLKGTSQDEAKQKYIDLVEELKSGATT from the coding sequence ATGAGCGACCTGCAAGCCCGTTTCGACCAAGCCCAAATCGACGTCAAGGGCCTCTCCGAGCGCCCCGCCAACATGACGCTGCTGCGCCTGTACGCGCTGTACAAGCAAGGCGCCGAAGGCGACGCGCATGGCGACAAGCCGGGCTTTACCGACATCGTCGGGCGCTACAAGTTTGAGGCGTGGGAAGGCCTGAAAGGCACGTCGCAGGACGAAGCCAAGCAAAAGTACATCGACCTCGTCGAAGAACTGAAGAGCGGCGCGACGACCTGA
- the tsaB gene encoding tRNA (adenosine(37)-N6)-threonylcarbamoyltransferase complex dimerization subunit type 1 TsaB, with protein sequence MPWILAFDTSTEFCSVALGDGTRTLFRHEHTGPRSSSRVLPAAAELLAEAGIALADCAAIAFGAGPGSFTGLRTACGVAQGLAFGADLPVVPVNSLVACAEQTRATLPAGTAVTVALDARMDECYWASFVPVDAAQDAAGWQALSAIQVSGPQSVAAPAQPYWLAGNAAAVFGDQLRIAAGAAAMLPEVAPHAREIIDLGLRLLAAGHTVRPEDAAPLYVRDKVALTIEERQAVQQAKVAAAGAQS encoded by the coding sequence ATGCCCTGGATTCTTGCTTTCGATACCTCCACCGAGTTCTGCTCCGTCGCCCTTGGTGACGGCACGCGCACGTTGTTCCGCCACGAACATACCGGCCCGCGCTCCAGTAGCCGCGTGCTGCCGGCGGCTGCCGAATTGCTGGCCGAGGCCGGTATCGCCCTGGCCGATTGCGCGGCGATCGCCTTTGGTGCTGGTCCGGGTTCGTTCACCGGCCTGCGCACGGCGTGCGGCGTGGCGCAAGGTTTGGCGTTCGGTGCTGATCTGCCTGTCGTGCCGGTCAACTCGCTTGTTGCCTGCGCCGAGCAGACGCGCGCAACGCTGCCGGCCGGCACGGCCGTGACCGTCGCTCTCGATGCGCGCATGGACGAGTGCTACTGGGCCAGCTTCGTTCCCGTTGACGCGGCGCAGGATGCCGCCGGCTGGCAGGCACTTTCCGCCATTCAGGTGAGTGGGCCGCAGAGTGTTGCCGCGCCGGCGCAGCCTTACTGGCTGGCGGGCAATGCTGCTGCAGTATTCGGCGATCAGTTGCGCATTGCGGCAGGCGCCGCCGCCATGTTGCCGGAAGTCGCGCCGCACGCCCGCGAGATCATCGACTTGGGTCTGCGCCTTTTGGCTGCTGGCCATACGGTGCGGCCTGAAGATGCGGCGCCGCTCTATGTGCGTGACAAGGTCGCGCTCACCATTGAAGAGCGGCAGGCCGTGCAACAGGCCAAAGTGGCCGCCGCAGGTGCGCAGTCATGA